The following proteins come from a genomic window of uncultured Treponema sp.:
- a CDS encoding uracil-xanthine permease family protein: MSNDNLNAVYDARTLGKPRMLALGVQHMFAMFGATVLVPQLTGLSVSSTLLFAGIGTLIFHFFTKGKVPAFLGSSFAFLAGYMTIAPNGEKHLLPYACLGVACSAALYFLLAVLVKVFGVKKVMRFFPPVVTGPIIISIGLTLSQSAVDNCSRNWLVAFSAVLVIVACVIWGKGMIKIIPILLAAVVSYVFAGILGEVDFTSVKNAAWIGLPVLKENTVFAIFENPDTSLIITSIVTIVPIAIATMMEHIGDIAAISSTVNRNYFENPGLHRTLFGDGLATLVASLFGAPANTTYGENTGVLTLSRVYDPRVIRIAAVIAILFSFSPKFAALISAMPAATCGGISIVLYGMISAVGVRNIVESQVDFKDSRNVIIAALILVLSIGIKYSSAGAVNIHIGGLTLGLSGLATGALVGIILNMLLPEKKASEKE; the protein is encoded by the coding sequence ATGTCTAATGATAATTTAAATGCGGTTTATGATGCGCGTACTTTGGGAAAGCCTAGAATGCTTGCGCTTGGTGTTCAGCATATGTTTGCAATGTTTGGCGCAACAGTTCTTGTTCCGCAGCTTACGGGGCTTAGCGTTTCTTCTACGCTTTTGTTTGCTGGAATCGGAACTCTTATATTTCACTTTTTTACAAAAGGAAAAGTTCCTGCTTTCTTAGGCTCGTCATTTGCATTCCTTGCAGGCTACATGACAATTGCCCCGAACGGTGAAAAACATCTTTTGCCTTATGCGTGCCTTGGTGTTGCTTGTTCTGCGGCTTTGTATTTTCTGCTTGCTGTTCTTGTAAAAGTTTTCGGTGTAAAAAAAGTAATGCGCTTCTTTCCGCCGGTTGTTACAGGTCCGATTATAATTTCGATTGGACTTACACTTTCACAGTCGGCAGTAGACAATTGCTCAAGAAACTGGCTTGTTGCTTTTTCTGCTGTTCTTGTAATTGTTGCCTGCGTTATCTGGGGAAAGGGAATGATAAAAATTATTCCGATTCTTCTTGCGGCTGTTGTTTCTTATGTCTTTGCTGGAATCCTTGGCGAAGTTGATTTCACTTCTGTAAAAAACGCAGCTTGGATTGGACTTCCGGTTCTTAAAGAAAACACAGTTTTTGCAATTTTTGAAAATCCAGACACTTCATTGATTATAACTTCTATAGTTACAATTGTTCCGATTGCGATTGCAACAATGATGGAACACATCGGAGACATTGCCGCAATTTCTTCAACTGTAAACAGAAATTATTTTGAAAATCCCGGACTTCACAGAACACTTTTCGGCGACGGACTTGCAACTCTTGTAGCCTCACTTTTCGGCGCGCCTGCGAACACAACTTACGGCGAAAACACCGGCGTTCTTACTTTGTCAAGAGTTTACGATCCGCGTGTAATCAGAATTGCTGCGGTTATTGCGATTTTGTTTTCATTCTCTCCAAAGTTTGCGGCGTTAATAAGCGCGATGCCAGCTGCGACTTGCGGCGGAATTTCAATTGTTCTATATGGAATGATTTCCGCAGTCGGCGTAAGAAACATTGTTGAAAGCCAAGTTGATTTCAAGGATTCACGCAACGTAATTATTGCGGCGTTGATTCTCGTTCTTTCAATCGGAATAAAATATAGTTCCGCTGGCGCTGTAAATATTCACATCGGCGGACTGACTCTCGGACTTTCCGGCTTGGCGACTGGAGCTTTGGTTGGAATCATTTTGAATATGCTTTTGCCTGAAAAAAAGGCTTCGGAAAAAGAGTAA
- a CDS encoding Na+/H+ antiporter NhaC family protein produces the protein MIGTFWSLVPPVVAICLALITKEVYSSLFIGILIGGLFYSGFSFAGTINHVFKDGFVGSLSDSYNVGILIFLVILGIMVALMNKAGGSAAFGEWAKKRIKSKKNAQIATIFLGIIVFIDDYFNCLTVGSVMRPITDRYKVSKEKLAYLIDSTAAPVCIIAPISSWAAAVTGFVEGEDGFQLFIKAIPYNFYALLTIFALFAIVISGVDFGPMKGFEALASSSSSNELEEEKLPTAKGKVLDLVFPIISLIIFCVIGMIYTGGFFASGEEHRGFVAAFSGCDASVGLMYGSFGALILTLIVFVLRRVLSFKDCMSCIPDGFKAMVPAILILTLAWTLKSMTDSLGSKEFVSSFVQTYASGMLNFLPAIVFVIGAFLAFATGTSWGTFGILIPIVVAVFNGSDYNLMIISISACMAGAVCGDHCSPISDTTIMASAGAECVHVNHVNSQLPYALSVAGVSFVCYLIAGLVKNPILPILFGMVVIAGFLFFLKKHQKAEA, from the coding sequence ATGATAGGAACATTTTGGTCTTTAGTTCCGCCGGTCGTGGCGATTTGTCTGGCACTTATAACAAAGGAAGTTTATTCTTCTTTATTCATCGGAATTTTAATTGGCGGTCTTTTTTATTCAGGATTCAGTTTTGCAGGAACAATAAATCACGTTTTTAAAGACGGATTCGTAGGTTCCCTTTCTGATTCTTACAATGTCGGAATTTTGATTTTCCTTGTCATTCTTGGAATAATGGTTGCGCTTATGAACAAGGCTGGCGGTTCTGCGGCTTTTGGTGAATGGGCAAAAAAACGCATAAAGTCAAAAAAAAACGCGCAGATTGCAACTATTTTTCTTGGAATAATTGTTTTCATTGACGACTATTTTAACTGCCTCACAGTCGGAAGCGTAATGCGCCCTATTACAGACAGATATAAAGTTTCAAAAGAAAAACTTGCTTATCTTATTGATTCGACTGCGGCTCCAGTTTGCATTATTGCGCCTATCAGTTCTTGGGCTGCGGCGGTAACAGGATTTGTTGAAGGCGAAGACGGATTTCAGCTTTTTATAAAAGCGATTCCTTATAATTTTTACGCGCTTCTTACAATTTTTGCTCTTTTTGCGATTGTCATTTCCGGCGTTGATTTTGGTCCTATGAAAGGCTTTGAGGCTTTGGCATCTTCATCTTCTTCCAATGAACTTGAAGAGGAAAAACTTCCGACTGCAAAAGGAAAAGTTTTGGATCTTGTGTTCCCGATTATTTCGCTTATTATTTTCTGCGTAATCGGAATGATTTATACAGGCGGATTTTTTGCTTCAGGCGAAGAGCACCGCGGATTTGTTGCAGCTTTTTCTGGCTGTGATGCTTCCGTCGGACTTATGTACGGTTCTTTCGGCGCGCTGATTTTGACTTTGATTGTTTTTGTTCTGCGCCGCGTTTTGAGCTTTAAAGACTGCATGTCTTGTATTCCGGACGGATTTAAAGCAATGGTTCCTGCAATTTTGATTTTGACGCTTGCCTGGACTTTGAAATCCATGACGGATAGCCTTGGCTCAAAAGAATTTGTTTCATCATTTGTTCAGACTTATGCTTCCGGAATGCTGAATTTCCTTCCTGCGATTGTATTTGTAATCGGCGCGTTCCTTGCATTTGCGACTGGAACTTCTTGGGGAACTTTTGGAATTCTTATTCCGATTGTAGTCGCCGTTTTCAATGGAAGTGATTACAATCTGATGATTATTTCAATTTCAGCGTGCATGGCTGGAGCTGTTTGCGGAGACCACTGCTCGCCGATTTCTGACACAACTATAATGGCAAGTGCTGGCGCGGAATGTGTTCACGTGAACCACGTTAATTCGCAGCTTCCTTACGCGCTTTCTGTTGCAGGCGTTTCTTTTGTCTGCTACTTGATTGCCGGACTTGTAAAAAATCCGATTCTTCCTATTTTATTCGGAATGGTTGTAATTGCCGGATTTTTGTTTTTCCTTAAAAAACATCAGAAAGCAGAAGCTTAA
- the upp gene encoding uracil phosphoribosyltransferase has product MENKNVVFLNHPLIQHKISMLRDEKTGTNEFRKLVEEIAVLMGYEALRDLPVEDVEVKTPIETCKTPMLSGKKLVVVPILRAGLGMMNGMLTLVPSAKVGHIGLSRNEKTHQAEEYYCKMPDSLDQRQIVIVDPMLATGGSAVSAVDFIKKRGGKNIKFMCIIAAPEGVEVLTKAHPDVKLFIGHLDRCLNENAYICPGLGDAGDRIFGTN; this is encoded by the coding sequence ATGGAAAATAAAAATGTAGTTTTTTTAAATCATCCGCTGATTCAGCATAAAATTTCAATGCTCCGTGATGAAAAAACTGGAACAAATGAGTTCAGAAAACTTGTTGAAGAAATTGCAGTTTTGATGGGCTACGAAGCTTTGCGCGATCTTCCAGTTGAAGATGTTGAAGTAAAAACTCCGATTGAAACTTGCAAAACTCCGATGCTTTCTGGAAAAAAACTTGTTGTTGTTCCGATTCTTCGCGCCGGACTTGGAATGATGAACGGAATGCTGACTCTTGTTCCTTCCGCAAAAGTCGGGCACATCGGTTTGAGCCGCAACGAAAAAACTCATCAGGCTGAAGAATATTACTGCAAAATGCCGGATTCTCTTGATCAGCGTCAGATTGTAATTGTTGATCCGATGCTTGCAACTGGAGGCTCGGCAGTTTCCGCAGTTGATTTTATAAAAAAGCGCGGAGGAAAAAACATAAAATTCATGTGCATAATCGCAGCTCCAGAAGGCGTTGAAGTTTTAACGAAAGCGCATCCCGATGTAAAACTTTTCATTGGACATCTTGACCGCTGCCTGAATGAAAACGCATATATTTGTCCTGGCCTTGGAGATGCCGGCGACAGAATTTTTGGAACAAATTGA